One genomic region from Rhizomicrobium palustre encodes:
- the ppc gene encoding phosphoenolpyruvate carboxylase, which produces MTTSLQLDSRETIRLLGRILGQVIKEQYGQGTVELSRGQADLDLVEHIRRQSVGEHRTGVKEVPLDKRLSELTPREVQLLIRAFTIFSQLANIADDHWAHSEKGPGPLQQLEHHARVSARQVSAYFSQALLSPVITAHPTEVRRKSILDRETDIAQLLDRLDSANLHEGEDVEIEQGLKREIRTLWQTRMFRAVRIHVTDEIENAISIFARTFLSELPMVKRRLAKLYGLNGSVLPYLKPGSWVGGDRDGNPFVTAQTLEYAVRRQCETVLDYYLNEINTLGSELSVSDEFVGTSAALNALAAGPDHVSRHQMDEPYRRALITCYSRLSATRKVLTGSAPARLPRWEAEPYATPEEFSADLTVIMDSLKENGDADLADGRLLTLREAVGSFGFHLATMDMRQSSDVHERVVSDLLRVAGVTPAYSELSENERIQLLLNELQNPRLLRSPYREYADITRSELDICDKAAELRRRFGDGAITNYVISHTESISDFLECAVVMKEAGLFVPGETPRAALRIVPLFETIRDLRAADDIMRGWLDMPFVQRLLEGQGSIQEAMIGYSDSNKDGGYLTSNWEIRTSIARLTYLASVRGIRMRFFHGRGGAVGRGGGSSFDAIRALPCGASSSGIRITEQGEVVSSKYGNPDIGKKSLETIIVAALLSELNHETDAADGEAAILLSNMSEEAFKAYRALVYETPGFDQYFRQSTPLPEISDLKIGSRPASRTQSARIEDLRAIPWVFSWSQARIMLPGWYGFGTAVRETGIDHLRPLYKNSPFFRTTVSNMEMVLAKSSLTIARRYSELVEDKVMARGIFARIEEEWRRTVEAILQLTEQSALLERSPKLRNSIRLRLPYIDALNHLQVDLLRRRRAGDDSEGTSRAIHMSINGVSAGLRNSG; this is translated from the coding sequence ATGACGACTAGCCTGCAGCTCGACAGCCGCGAAACCATTCGCCTTTTGGGGCGCATTTTAGGGCAGGTCATCAAAGAGCAATACGGCCAAGGGACGGTCGAATTGTCCCGCGGTCAGGCCGATTTGGACCTTGTGGAGCATATCCGCCGCCAATCGGTGGGCGAACATCGCACCGGCGTCAAAGAAGTGCCGCTGGATAAGCGCCTCTCCGAGCTCACCCCGCGCGAAGTGCAGCTTCTGATCCGTGCCTTCACGATCTTTTCCCAGCTCGCCAATATCGCCGATGACCATTGGGCGCATTCGGAAAAGGGGCCCGGCCCCTTGCAGCAGCTGGAGCATCATGCCCGCGTCAGCGCCCGTCAGGTTTCGGCCTATTTCAGCCAGGCGCTGCTGTCGCCGGTAATCACGGCCCATCCCACCGAAGTGCGCCGCAAGTCGATTCTGGATCGCGAAACCGACATCGCCCAGCTATTGGACCGGCTCGACAGCGCCAATCTGCATGAAGGCGAAGATGTCGAGATCGAGCAGGGGCTGAAGCGCGAGATTCGCACCCTGTGGCAGACCCGCATGTTCCGCGCGGTGCGCATTCACGTCACCGACGAGATCGAGAATGCGATTTCGATTTTCGCGCGCACCTTCCTCTCGGAATTACCGATGGTGAAGCGCCGTCTGGCGAAACTCTATGGCCTGAACGGTTCAGTACTGCCTTATCTCAAGCCCGGCTCCTGGGTCGGCGGCGATCGCGACGGCAATCCTTTCGTCACGGCCCAGACGCTCGAATATGCGGTGCGCCGCCAATGCGAGACGGTGCTCGATTACTATCTGAATGAGATCAACACGCTCGGCTCGGAGCTCTCGGTCTCGGACGAATTCGTTGGCACCTCGGCGGCGCTGAATGCGCTGGCGGCGGGTCCCGATCACGTCTCGCGCCATCAGATGGACGAGCCTTATCGGCGCGCTCTGATCACCTGTTATTCGCGGCTCTCGGCGACTCGTAAGGTTCTCACCGGCAGTGCGCCTGCGCGGCTGCCGCGCTGGGAAGCAGAGCCTTATGCGACGCCAGAGGAATTCTCCGCCGACCTCACGGTGATCATGGATTCGCTGAAGGAAAATGGCGATGCCGATTTGGCGGATGGCCGTCTTCTCACGCTGCGCGAAGCGGTGGGCTCTTTCGGCTTCCATCTCGCCACTATGGATATGCGCCAGAGCTCCGACGTGCATGAGCGCGTGGTCTCCGATCTGTTGCGCGTCGCCGGGGTGACCCCCGCGTATAGCGAGCTCTCGGAAAACGAGCGTATTCAGCTTCTTTTGAACGAACTGCAGAATCCGCGCCTGTTGCGCTCGCCTTATCGCGAATATGCCGACATTACCCGTTCCGAGCTCGATATCTGCGATAAGGCCGCCGAGCTGCGCCGCCGCTTTGGCGATGGCGCTATCACCAATTATGTCATCTCTCATACTGAGAGCATTTCGGACTTCCTGGAATGTGCGGTGGTGATGAAGGAAGCCGGGCTCTTTGTGCCGGGTGAAACCCCGCGCGCGGCTTTGCGTATCGTGCCTCTGTTCGAAACCATCCGCGATCTTCGCGCCGCAGATGACATCATGCGCGGCTGGCTCGACATGCCGTTTGTCCAGCGCCTGTTGGAAGGCCAAGGCTCGATCCAGGAAGCGATGATCGGCTATTCCGACTCCAACAAGGATGGCGGCTATCTCACCTCGAATTGGGAAATCCGCACCTCCATCGCGCGGCTGACCTATCTCGCCTCTGTGCGTGGCATCCGCATGCGCTTCTTCCATGGCCGTGGCGGTGCTGTGGGCCGCGGCGGCGGCTCGTCCTTTGATGCTATTCGCGCGCTGCCTTGCGGGGCATCCTCCAGCGGTATCCGCATTACCGAGCAGGGCGAAGTGGTGTCGTCGAAATACGGCAACCCCGATATCGGCAAGAAGAGCCTTGAGACCATCATCGTGGCGGCGCTGCTTTCGGAGCTGAACCACGAGACTGACGCGGCGGATGGCGAAGCGGCCATTCTTCTGTCCAATATGAGCGAGGAGGCCTTCAAGGCCTATCGCGCCTTGGTCTACGAAACCCCGGGATTCGATCAGTATTTCCGCCAGTCGACGCCTCTGCCGGAAATCTCCGATTTGAAGATCGGCTCGCGCCCGGCTTCGCGCACCCAATCGGCCCGCATTGAAGATCTGCGCGCGATTCCTTGGGTGTTCTCCTGGTCTCAGGCGCGCATCATGCTGCCGGGCTGGTATGGTTTCGGCACGGCCGTGCGCGAAACCGGTATCGACCATTTGCGTCCGCTCTATAAGAACTCGCCGTTCTTCCGTACGACTGTATCAAACATGGAAATGGTGCTCGCCAAATCCTCGCTCACCATCGCGCGGCGCTATTCGGAGCTGGTGGAAGACAAGGTGATGGCACGCGGGATTTTCGCCCGCATCGAAGAGGAATGGCGCCGGACCGTGGAAGCGATTTTGCAGCTTACCGAGCAATCAGCGCTGCTTGAACGCAGCCCGAAGCTGCGCAATTCGATTCGCCTGCGTTTGCCCTATATCGATGCGCTGAACCACTTGCAGGTGGATTTGCTCCGCCGACGCAGGGCGGGCGACGACAGCGAAGGCACCAGCCGCGCCATTCACATGTCGATCAACGGTGTCTCGGCGGGCCTGCGCAACTCCGGCTAA
- a CDS encoding helix-turn-helix domain-containing protein produces MSKTTETGSPHPLDVALGSRIRLRRRELGFSQEQLAREVGITFQQVQKYEHGTNRVSFSRLVEIAQALKCGIVDIIGDLDRPNGAEPFSRHLASLSEPGATELLDAYASITSAKHRRAILNLAKQLAEGKNAELYAVSEETV; encoded by the coding sequence ATGTCGAAGACCACGGAGACCGGTTCTCCGCATCCCCTTGATGTGGCCCTCGGATCGCGCATCCGCCTCCGCCGCCGCGAGCTCGGCTTCTCTCAGGAGCAACTCGCCCGCGAAGTCGGGATCACGTTCCAACAGGTTCAAAAATACGAACACGGCACGAATCGCGTCAGCTTTTCGCGCCTGGTCGAAATCGCGCAGGCCCTGAAGTGCGGCATCGTCGATATTATCGGCGATCTTGATCGTCCTAATGGGGCAGAACCCTTCTCGCGGCATCTGGCTTCGCTGAGCGAGCCCGGCGCCACCGAGCTGCTCGATGCCTATGCCTCGATCACGTCGGCCAAGCACCGGCGCGCGATTCTCAACCTCGCCAAGCAATTGGCCGAGGGCAAGAACGCCGAGCTTTATGCTGTGAGCGAAGAGACGGTCTAA
- a CDS encoding sugar transferase: MQHDIAYDTAAGSQSITRAIGRVISPIAFLPADAAEFFTPVNTNKNWLSGEGKRLFDLAIALPLLIVLAPLLAAIALAVRLETKGPALFRQTRSGMCGRPFKIFKFRTMTVQEDGASVVQAREADPRVTRLGAFLRRYSLDELPQLLNVILGDMSLVGPRPHAMAHDDFYQSRISEYRHRFAAKPGMTGWAQVNGLRGPTPALEQMTSRVSHDVFYVRRASFSFDLKVLLSTPIEIIRPRNAV, encoded by the coding sequence ATGCAGCACGACATCGCCTATGACACCGCAGCCGGCAGCCAGAGCATTACGCGTGCGATTGGCCGTGTCATCTCCCCTATCGCCTTTCTTCCGGCCGATGCTGCCGAGTTTTTCACGCCCGTAAATACCAACAAAAACTGGCTTTCCGGCGAGGGTAAACGGCTTTTCGATCTTGCTATCGCCTTGCCTCTGCTCATCGTTCTCGCCCCCTTGCTAGCCGCGATCGCGCTGGCGGTGCGCCTGGAGACCAAGGGCCCGGCGCTGTTTCGCCAGACCCGCTCGGGAATGTGCGGGCGGCCTTTCAAGATTTTTAAATTCCGCACCATGACGGTGCAGGAAGACGGTGCCAGCGTGGTACAGGCGCGCGAGGCTGATCCGCGTGTCACCCGGCTTGGTGCATTCTTGCGCCGTTACAGCCTGGACGAGCTGCCGCAACTTCTGAACGTAATTTTGGGCGATATGTCGCTTGTCGGTCCTCGTCCGCATGCCATGGCGCACGATGATTTCTACCAAAGCCGTATCAGCGAATACCGCCACCGCTTCGCCGCCAAGCCGGGCATGACGGGCTGGGCCCAGGTGAATGGCCTGCGTGGACCGACCCCCGCCCTTGAGCAGATGACCTCGCGGGTTTCCCACGATGTGTTCTACGTCCGCCGTGCGAGCTTCTCCTTCGATCTTAAAGTTCTTCTCAGCACGCCGATCGAAATCATCCGGCCAAGGAACGCCGTCTGA
- a CDS encoding WecB/TagA/CpsF family glycosyltransferase: MRTTLARKADPAAAPMAHLRERRSGARVYSRATVGGLPTACVSRQQLVQVMVGDCLAAREGNRAPKLVFASNGHAIAMAAMDMNFRELFHKADLIHADGEPVVFASKLLAATPVPERSATTDFIFDAAKAAGEHGLKFYLLGSTEEINARAVEKLKEAYPGVEIVGRRNGYFSRDDEAAICEDINASGADVLWVGLGVPFEYEFTLRNKMRLKAGWVVTCGGCFNFAAGDYVRAPGWMQKTGLEWLHRLWREPRRLFWRYAITNPVAIAMLAMKTS; encoded by the coding sequence ATGCGCACGACGCTCGCCCGCAAAGCCGATCCGGCCGCCGCGCCCATGGCACATCTTCGTGAACGCCGCTCCGGCGCCCGTGTTTATTCACGCGCCACCGTGGGAGGTCTGCCGACGGCCTGCGTCTCGCGCCAGCAGCTTGTGCAGGTGATGGTGGGCGATTGTCTTGCCGCCCGCGAAGGCAACCGCGCGCCGAAACTGGTGTTCGCCTCTAACGGTCATGCTATCGCGATGGCGGCGATGGATATGAATTTCCGGGAGCTGTTTCACAAAGCCGATCTCATCCATGCCGATGGCGAGCCGGTGGTGTTTGCTTCCAAGCTTCTGGCTGCCACGCCTGTCCCGGAACGCAGTGCCACCACCGATTTTATTTTCGATGCGGCCAAGGCCGCCGGAGAGCATGGGCTCAAATTCTATCTCCTCGGCTCGACCGAAGAGATCAACGCGCGCGCAGTCGAAAAGCTGAAAGAAGCTTATCCCGGCGTGGAAATCGTCGGCCGCCGCAATGGCTATTTCAGCCGCGACGACGAAGCCGCCATTTGTGAGGACATCAACGCCTCCGGCGCGGATGTGCTTTGGGTGGGGCTTGGCGTGCCATTCGAGTACGAGTTCACCCTGCGCAACAAAATGCGGCTTAAGGCCGGCTGGGTCGTGACCTGCGGCGGCTGTTTCAATTTCGCCGCTGGCGATTACGTGCGGGCGCCGGGCTGGATGCAGAAAACCGGGCTTGAATGGCTGCACCGGCTGTGGCGCGAACCGCGCCGTCTGTTCTGGCGCTATGCCATCACCAACCCTGTCGCGATCGCGATGCTGGCCATGAAAACTTCGTAA
- a CDS encoding glycosyltransferase, with protein MAEIIVAIPTFKRPESLKRLLIALETLETQHRVIVVVADNDAEDRQGYDLCRKLSLSYRWPLDPILTPERGIAQVRNSLVVRALSYPAATYIAMLDDDEWPSAQWLDELVRVQAETGAAVVEGSILFETGEGAPDFQPGFDGVSSMRRPTGPTPMLEGAGNILITRACLEAMLAPWFDPDFALTGGEDRDFFERVKASGGHFAWSDEALAYTSVPALRQNLGWVLRRAYGIGNTEMRIFLKYRPTLAARLRECAKVVVALFAMPVIGLATTHSPRRSAEAWRRFYRNMGKLAALAGHVHQPYAVTHGD; from the coding sequence GTGGCTGAAATCATTGTCGCCATCCCGACGTTTAAGCGCCCGGAAAGCCTCAAACGGCTTCTGATCGCGCTGGAAACTCTGGAAACCCAGCATCGCGTGATCGTGGTGGTGGCCGACAATGACGCCGAAGACCGTCAGGGCTATGATCTCTGCCGCAAGCTGTCGCTCTCCTATCGCTGGCCGCTCGACCCGATCCTGACACCTGAGCGGGGTATCGCTCAGGTCCGAAATTCGTTGGTCGTGCGCGCGCTGAGCTATCCTGCCGCTACCTATATCGCCATGCTGGACGATGATGAATGGCCATCGGCGCAATGGCTCGATGAACTCGTGCGTGTGCAGGCGGAAACCGGCGCGGCGGTGGTAGAAGGCTCCATCCTGTTCGAGACGGGCGAGGGTGCTCCCGATTTTCAGCCCGGTTTCGATGGCGTCTCTTCCATGCGCCGTCCCACGGGACCGACGCCTATGCTGGAAGGGGCGGGCAATATCCTCATCACGCGCGCGTGTCTCGAAGCCATGTTGGCGCCCTGGTTTGATCCGGATTTTGCACTGACAGGTGGGGAAGACAGAGATTTCTTCGAGCGGGTGAAAGCCTCTGGTGGACATTTCGCCTGGTCAGATGAGGCGCTCGCCTACACAAGTGTGCCCGCCTTGCGCCAAAATCTGGGTTGGGTGCTGCGCCGCGCCTATGGCATCGGCAATACCGAGATGCGGATATTCCTGAAATACCGCCCAACACTCGCCGCGCGCTTGCGCGAATGCGCCAAGGTGGTCGTCGCTTTATTCGCCATGCCGGTGATCGGCCTGGCCACGACACATTCGCCGCGCCGCTCGGCCGAGGCTTGGCGCAGGTTCTACCGCAATATGGGCAAGCTCGCTGCGCTCGCGGGGCATGTCCATCAACCCTATGCGGTGACCCATGGCGATTGA
- a CDS encoding O-antigen ligase family protein — protein MAIDTAAPLIWFDAARKKRVEEAIVLVFLFLAFIGVTPFKASDTLAEQLGAVSQTGAGDSLRQICYLAVFALIVFAAIRRHGAAFLECVPFVLLGLLCWCVASALWSPEPAVTVRRAGLGVVLVLSGFLSVEAVGAQKALRMWRWVLLAVLVINFVSVKFVAAAVHPPSELDPALIGNWRGIYGHKNIAGSVAAMTALIFVFTPGRSLYGKLFDLAVAAASLVFLLGTHSKSSLGLLLVGLLAGGIYRLAWKRELDRAIALIAVMLGLIAITVFLIADQNMLTRVLDDPTGFTGRTEIWKAEVAYIRDHPIFGAGFGTFANTGKASPLAHYVGSWVTSANHGHNGYLQLLVTVGGVGFLFAFLGLVLLPLADFWRRGAVPMKALLFSLFVFLILHNLMETDFLEGDGVTWVGFILLLAMLRNLRKETP, from the coding sequence ATGGCGATTGATACCGCCGCGCCACTGATCTGGTTCGACGCCGCCCGCAAGAAGCGCGTGGAGGAGGCGATTGTTCTCGTCTTTCTGTTTCTCGCCTTCATCGGTGTGACCCCTTTCAAGGCGAGCGATACGCTGGCCGAGCAATTGGGCGCCGTCAGCCAGACAGGGGCGGGCGATAGCCTGCGCCAGATCTGTTATCTCGCCGTCTTTGCGCTCATCGTGTTCGCCGCGATCCGCCGTCACGGCGCGGCCTTCCTGGAATGCGTGCCGTTCGTTTTGTTAGGGTTACTCTGCTGGTGTGTGGCGAGCGCGCTATGGTCGCCGGAACCCGCGGTCACGGTGCGCCGCGCGGGACTTGGCGTCGTTCTGGTGCTTTCAGGCTTTTTAAGTGTGGAGGCTGTGGGGGCACAAAAAGCACTGCGTATGTGGCGTTGGGTGCTGCTGGCCGTTCTTGTCATCAACTTTGTGTCGGTAAAATTCGTAGCCGCCGCGGTGCATCCGCCGAGCGAGCTTGATCCCGCCTTGATCGGCAATTGGCGCGGCATTTATGGCCACAAAAATATCGCCGGTTCCGTCGCCGCCATGACGGCGCTGATTTTCGTCTTTACGCCGGGGCGAAGCCTTTACGGCAAGCTCTTCGACCTCGCCGTCGCGGCAGCGTCGCTGGTATTTCTCCTCGGCACCCATTCCAAATCGTCGCTGGGGCTTTTGCTCGTCGGTCTTTTGGCGGGTGGTATCTATCGCCTGGCCTGGAAGCGCGAACTCGATCGCGCCATCGCTTTGATTGCCGTCATGCTGGGGCTCATCGCCATCACGGTGTTTCTCATTGCCGATCAAAATATGCTGACGCGCGTGCTTGACGATCCCACCGGCTTCACCGGCCGCACCGAGATATGGAAAGCGGAAGTCGCTTATATCCGCGATCATCCGATTTTCGGGGCGGGCTTTGGCACTTTTGCCAATACCGGCAAAGCCTCGCCGCTGGCCCATTATGTCGGAAGCTGGGTGACCTCGGCCAATCACGGCCATAACGGTTATCTGCAACTACTCGTCACGGTCGGCGGGGTAGGGTTTCTCTTTGCCTTTTTGGGGCTGGTGCTGTTGCCGCTCGCCGATTTCTGGCGCCGGGGCGCGGTGCCGATGAAGGCGCTGCTGTTCTCGCTCTTCGTCTTTCTCATCCTGCACAATCTGATGGAAACCGATTTTCTCGAAGGCGACGGCGTCACCTGGGTCGGATTCATTCTGTTGCTCGCCATGCTGCGCAACTTGCGCAAGGAAACGCCATGA
- a CDS encoding glycosyltransferase family 2 protein, with amino-acid sequence MTPFFSVVIPVYNRAHLIGETLRSVLAQSEQDFEIVVVDDGSKDDPKSVIEACAHPRIVFIRQENGGGGAARNTGIDRARGRFIAFLDSDDRFLPHHLAHMRALLEHTENTGAYSRFIVDRGAGRTLLKPPRAIRPGEDMATYLLCDRGFLATSTIVVPAELARKIRFDENLPAAEDTDFAIRATLAGARFLMASEPSMIWRDWADPNRLSAGRRCESMKAWIDKLKPAIPRKAYLGCMGWAYAKYVAMSDKRAAFGLYLRAVLNGCYAPGLALIVFLQIFLPDGAYRGLADRAISFLGRYWDAQAKERPKA; translated from the coding sequence ATGACCCCGTTCTTCTCGGTCGTGATCCCCGTCTATAACCGCGCCCATCTGATCGGCGAGACGCTGCGCTCCGTCTTGGCGCAGAGTGAACAGGATTTTGAGATCGTCGTCGTGGATGATGGCTCCAAGGATGATCCGAAGTCGGTCATCGAGGCTTGCGCTCATCCGCGCATCGTCTTCATTCGGCAGGAGAATGGCGGTGGTGGCGCGGCGCGCAATACCGGCATTGATCGCGCCCGCGGGCGTTTCATCGCTTTCCTGGATTCCGATGACCGTTTTCTGCCGCATCATCTCGCCCATATGCGCGCGCTTCTGGAGCACACGGAAAATACCGGTGCCTATTCGCGCTTCATCGTCGATCGCGGGGCAGGGCGCACCTTGCTGAAACCGCCGCGCGCCATCCGTCCGGGTGAGGATATGGCGACTTATCTACTGTGTGATCGCGGCTTTCTCGCCACCTCCACCATTGTGGTGCCCGCCGAGTTGGCGCGAAAAATCCGCTTCGATGAAAATCTTCCGGCGGCGGAGGATACCGATTTCGCCATCCGCGCAACGCTCGCTGGCGCGCGCTTCCTGATGGCCAGCGAGCCGTCGATGATCTGGCGTGATTGGGCGGACCCCAACCGGCTCTCTGCCGGGCGGCGTTGTGAATCCATGAAGGCCTGGATCGATAAGCTGAAGCCCGCCATCCCGCGCAAGGCCTATCTTGGCTGCATGGGTTGGGCTTATGCGAAATATGTGGCGATGAGCGATAAGCGCGCTGCCTTCGGGCTCTATCTGCGCGCCGTCTTGAATGGCTGTTATGCGCCCGGCTTGGCGCTGATCGTCTTCTTGCAGATTTTTCTGCCAGACGGGGCCTATCGCGGCCTTGCCGATCGGGCGATTTCTTTTTTGGGGCGGTATTGGGACGCTCAGGCCAAGGAGAGGCCCAAAGCTTAA
- a CDS encoding ATP-grasp domain-containing protein translates to MRTKILLVTTVNWPSAARLAGAFANLGAMVEAVFPRGHVLRLCRYLSKAYRYRPLDGAASLSEAIVAAKPDRVIPCDDRALSLLLSLSEFSPLLETSLGPRGAYEVLTARAPSIAAAREIGVCAPLTLAVESRATLRDALYEVGLPCVMKADGSWGGGGVKFVSSFGEATRAYDELEGPPNRLRSLARAMMRGDAHFLLEARNPLPSRVNVQALVPGKPATSVFAAREGQVLAALHMDVLSWSGDTGPASLMARVDDPVMQIACEKIAKRFALNGLIGLDFMRDAQGAPHLIEVNPRATQICHLALNADLPAALLGALARDPVTTGRQIALFPQLLSAGILPHTIYQDIPYDDPAVLAEVAGALLPEAEALCEIGEFLRPDYAPPIHRKSA, encoded by the coding sequence ATGCGGACGAAAATTCTCCTCGTGACCACAGTGAACTGGCCCTCGGCGGCGCGGCTGGCGGGTGCCTTTGCCAATCTCGGCGCCATGGTGGAGGCGGTATTCCCGCGCGGCCATGTATTGAGGCTTTGCCGCTATCTCAGTAAGGCCTATCGCTATCGCCCGCTGGATGGGGCGGCCTCTCTTTCCGAGGCGATTGTGGCAGCAAAGCCTGACCGCGTGATACCTTGTGACGACCGCGCCTTATCACTGCTCTTGTCCCTTTCGGAATTTTCCCCGCTCCTGGAAACCTCCCTTGGCCCGCGCGGTGCTTACGAGGTCCTCACCGCGCGCGCGCCTTCCATCGCGGCGGCGCGGGAGATCGGTGTGTGCGCGCCCTTGACCTTGGCGGTCGAAAGCCGCGCCACCTTGCGGGATGCCCTTTACGAGGTTGGGCTTCCTTGCGTGATGAAAGCCGATGGAAGCTGGGGCGGCGGCGGGGTGAAATTCGTCTCCAGTTTTGGTGAGGCGACGCGCGCCTATGACGAGCTTGAAGGCCCGCCCAACCGCTTGCGCAGCTTGGCGCGGGCCATGATGCGGGGTGATGCGCATTTTCTTCTGGAAGCGCGTAATCCCTTGCCGTCGCGCGTAAATGTCCAGGCGCTGGTGCCCGGAAAGCCCGCCACCTCGGTTTTCGCCGCGCGCGAGGGCCAAGTACTCGCTGCGTTGCATATGGATGTGCTGTCCTGGAGCGGCGATACCGGCCCTGCGAGCCTGATGGCGCGGGTGGATGACCCGGTGATGCAGATCGCCTGCGAAAAGATCGCCAAGCGCTTTGCCCTGAACGGTCTTATCGGGCTCGATTTCATGCGCGATGCCCAAGGCGCGCCGCATCTCATCGAGGTCAATCCGCGTGCCACCCAGATCTGTCATCTGGCACTCAACGCTGACCTGCCCGCTGCGCTTTTGGGTGCGCTTGCCCGTGATCCGGTCACGACGGGACGTCAGATCGCGCTTTTCCCGCAGCTTCTTTCGGCGGGGATTCTGCCGCATACGATTTACCAGGATATCCCTTACGACGACCCGGCGGTGCTGGCTGAGGTGGCTGGCGCTCTTCTGCCGGAAGCCGAGGCGTTGTGCGAAATCGGCGAATTTCTGCGCCCGGATTATGCCCCGCCCATTCACCGTAAATCGGCCTGA